The genomic window TAAATTCGATTTTGTTTGTTTCGCTCGATTTAAGCTTTAGAATGGTACTGGTTATAATTTCCCCCAATGGATTCTTTTTAGAATCCTCATTTCCTTAAAAAGGTTGGATATCTCTTTGCTAGTTATGGTGTCTCTTGCCCTGGTGTTGGGAGTTATCGGTCAGATGCTCTCCATCAGGACTGGGTTTCCAAGTATCGTGTTTTTTCTTGTTTTCGGGATCCTAGTGGGGCCCGAATTCTTATCCTTGGTACATCCCTCGGAGTTCGGGGAAGGGCTTGAAGTAATAATAAAGCTCTGCGTAGCAATTGTTCTTTTCGAAGCGGGGCTTAACCTGAACAAGGAAGATGCTCTTTCCCACGGAAGAGTAATACTGCTGCTGATAACCGCGGGCGCGCTAGTTACGATGGTAGGCGGGGCGGTTTTAGCCTATTTTCTGGGTGGTCTTTCCTGGGAAATGGCATTTGTCTACGGTTCCCTGGTCATAGTAACCGGTCCGACCGTCGTTCAGCCTCTTCTCAGAAGATTCAAAGTCAAGCCCAAACTCAAGCACATACTTGAGTATGAAGGGGTTCTGATTGATCCGATAGGAGCACTGATAGCTCTTTTTGTAGTTGAGGTAATCCTCATTGAAGGCAACTACGCTGCCGCCGGTGCAATCTTCGGATTCGCAAATCACCTCACGGAGATCGTCCAGGCGGTGCTCCTTGTCGTCTACAAGTTTATCGTGGGAGGAATTCTGGGTCTCCTCGGGGGTTACGCGGCGACCTTTGCCGTTAAGAGGTTCTATATCTACATGGAGGACTTCGTTGACCTTTTCATTCTCGCCTCCGCGCTTGCCGTCTACGGATTTGCCGAGATGATAACCCTTGACTCCGGGCTGGTGGCGGCCATTGTTTCTGGAGCCATAGTGGGAAACCTGAATATTCCCGAGGAAGAGGAAATGAAGAAATTCAAGGGCAAGCTTACAATCCTCGTCATTTCTCTGCTCTTCATTTTTCTCGCGGCAAGTCTGGAACTCGATTACATAAAGGATCTGGGCATCTATGGACCCCTGATCGTGCTGGGGCTGCTTTTTATTGTGCGTCCGGTGGAAATATTTCTTCTCTGCGTGTGTTCCGGTCTTTCCTTCAGGGAAAAAATGTTTCTTTCGTTCGTTTCCCCCAGAGGAATAATTGCCGCGTCAATAGCTTCGATCATAGCCCTGGAGCTGCATCAGCACGAAGTTGAAGGAGGCGACATAGTACAGGGACTTGTCTTTCTTACTATCGCTATTTCGGTTTTCCTTCAGGGAGGCGCGGGGGGCCTGGTTTCAAAAGCGCTTGGGGTTAACGACAAAAGAAACAACGTGGTGATAGTCGGAGCCAGCAATCTCGCGGGACTGCTGGCGAGGCTGCTTGAGAGAACGGGCAAGGATGTCTGCCTTATAGATACCAACAGAAGGCTTGTCGAACTTTCAAAATCGGAGGGACTCAAGGCAGTTGAGGGAAACGCCCTGACTGTTGACGGACTAGAGAAAACGGAGATTTCCTCCCAGGATACGCTTATATCTCTCACAACCAGCGACCATGTGAATGTTCTTGCCTGCCGCCTGGTGAGAATAGATTTCAAGGTAGCCAACGTCAGCGCGCTTATAAACAGGATGGCGAGCCATTCCGACATTGAAGA from Candidatus Dadabacteria bacterium includes these protein-coding regions:
- a CDS encoding sodium:proton antiporter, coding for MVSLALVLGVIGQMLSIRTGFPSIVFFLVFGILVGPEFLSLVHPSEFGEGLEVIIKLCVAIVLFEAGLNLNKEDALSHGRVILLLITAGALVTMVGGAVLAYFLGGLSWEMAFVYGSLVIVTGPTVVQPLLRRFKVKPKLKHILEYEGVLIDPIGALIALFVVEVILIEGNYAAAGAIFGFANHLTEIVQAVLLVVYKFIVGGILGLLGGYAATFAVKRFYIYMEDFVDLFILASALAVYGFAEMITLDSGLVAAIVSGAIVGNLNIPEEEEMKKFKGKLTILVISLLFIFLAASLELDYIKDLGIYGPLIVLGLLFIVRPVEIFLLCVCSGLSFREKMFLSFVSPRGIIAASIASIIALELHQHEVEGGDIVQGLVFLTIAISVFLQGGAGGLVSKALGVNDKRNNVVIVGASNLAGLLARLLERTGKDVCLIDTNRRLVELSKSEGLKAVEGNALTVDGLEKTEISSQDTLISLTTSDHVNVLACRLVRIDFKVANVSALINRMASHSDIEDMQRFRVPLAFGKQVDLMDIYSKIAEKEYVVFRSRIEKETIDKMDFERSLPEHLIPLVVERQRTDEVFVYHKGFSLEAGDAVSILDVNPISTSPDIIGGTEKELIEV